Within the Acidimicrobiales bacterium genome, the region AGGGCGTCGAACTCGTCGGGGATCTGAGGCACCCAGATCGTGGAGAAGCCCGCGCCTTCCGCCCAGCGGGCGTCGCGGCGCAGCCGTTCGACCTTGGTTGCGTAGCGCCCGCGCTCGGGGCCGACCATCACACCGATCCGCACGGCACGCCTCCTGAGAACGCGGTTCTCCGACAATGTAACGTTCAGTTCCGTCATGCCAGCCGCCGACGTCTACTACGACCCCTACGACTTCGAGATCGACACCGATCCCTATCCGGTGTGGAAGCGGTTGCGTGACGAGCACCCGCTGTACTGGAACGACAAGCACGAGTTCTTCGCCCTCAGCCGGTTCGAGGACGTGCGTACCGCGCTGATCGACGCCAAGACGTATTCGTCGGCCAAGGGCAGCCTGCTCGAACTCATCAAGGCCGACATCGAGATGCCGCCGGGTGTGTTCATCTTCGAAGACCCGCCCGAGCACGATCTGCATCGCGGCCTGCTCGGCCGCGTCTTCACCCCCCGCCGGATGGCCGAGCTCGAGCCGAAGATCCGCGAGTTCTGCGCCCGAAGTCTCGACCCGCTCGTCGGGGCCGGGGGTTTCGACTTCATCGCCGACATCGGCGCCACCATGCCGATGCGCACGATCGGCATGCTCCTCGGCATTCCGGAAGACGACCAGCAGGCGATCCGCGACACCATCGACGCCGGCCTGCGCATCGAGGAAGACGGCGGCCGCCCGAGCTTCGACGGCGCGTCCTACGGCAGCGACTCCCAGTTCTCGGACTACATCGACTGGCGCGCCGAGCATCCCTCTGACGACCTCATGACG harbors:
- a CDS encoding cytochrome P450, with protein sequence MPAADVYYDPYDFEIDTDPYPVWKRLRDEHPLYWNDKHEFFALSRFEDVRTALIDAKTYSSAKGSLLELIKADIEMPPGVFIFEDPPEHDLHRGLLGRVFTPRRMAELEPKIREFCARSLDPLVGAGGFDFIADIGATMPMRTIGMLLGIPEDDQQAIRDTIDAGLRIEEDGGRPSFDGASYGSDSQFSDYIDWRAEHPSDDLMTDLLNAEFVDRDGTLRKLTREEILGYITLIAGAGNETTTRLIGWTGKVLAEHPDQRAEVVADRSLLGGAIEELLRYEPPSPVQARYVTADVEHYGQVVPQGSAILLLNASANRDERKFPDPDRFDIHRAAEQHLSFGFGIHFCLGAALARLEGRIALDEILTRFPEWEVDWDNAVQARTSTVRGWEKLPVIVG